From Quercus lobata isolate SW786 chromosome 11, ValleyOak3.0 Primary Assembly, whole genome shotgun sequence:
AGAAAATCTGTATTTGTAGATGCATgttcaacaaataaattttgataaaaccaAAGAGGTCTATGATATGCAACAGTAGAAATATGTCTCCATTAGTCATTATAATCAAATGAACAACTAACTTGGTTTTCATGCCTTTTACTTTACTGTGACAGAAATCATTCTTATTTCAGTTCTTTCACTCATGTTTTGTTTGGCTTGTTACAATGCGTGTACTTGatactttttgtttcttctatGTGCAGGTTCCCCAGTCTTGGTTGGGAGACCATTGAAATGCTTATCATTCTTTGGTCTTGATATCTGGAAATTGTTAACAGAGAAATACTGTTCTTAATTGCATGGCAGCATTAAGCACAATAAGATCCACATGAACGATGTTTACagtactttattattttagttggaTTGTTGAAAAAAATGTGTATCAGGGGAATTATGCTttgttactttatttgttttgattgctGAGTCCTGTTGATTAGATGATATTGTCTTGTTGCTTCTGTTGTTACATGTTTTATGTGGGGTTTTTAAAACATTCtgccaaaacttgtattttggATTTTGGTACTAAGTGGTGATTTGGAGGTAAGAAGTATTTACGGGTATGGTAGTTCAGTCAACAAGACGCTAAACAGGTAGTAAAATTGTTAGAGAAAGTAtcaatgaaaagcaaaaaatagGTAGTGATGTTTCTGAGTTACGTTGAGTGCTAGAAATTGAGTATAACTAATGTGTAGCTTTCTCATCTTTCGGCCTTGTTCTGGTGCCTGCTCTATTATGGCAAAGAATGGGAGTGCTATTGGCCTTATTTATATTcgtatacatttttttttaatataaaaaagaataggAATTTCATAGAAAAAAGTACCTAAGTACAATCTTAATTCACgggatatatcatatatgttcGATTAAAAGACCCCCCAAAAATATTAGTATAAATAAGATAACTCTCCATTCTCAAACTCAAACGAGCTGCTTTGTGGTTAGGTCATTTATTTTTTCGCAAATGCACTGCATTGATCATAAATGAATGTCTTCCTAAATTTTGGGGTTCTCTCTGGGGAAAGAGAACAGAAATCTAAAATACATCTTAGTCCCGTCAGCTTTGattgtggtgtctttggtcGTGGTCTATGGAGTACGGAGATTCAAACGTTAGGATTGCTATATCGTTCGTTCAATATGCTTCATAATTTACAATTAGCTCCCTAAATATTCTAACTGTGATAAATTTGATCCTTCCTAGTTTTAATTTACCATAAAATTCTATAAGATAAATCCTCTATATAATTAACATTATAAATAtgtgcagaatttttttttttaaatttattaaattaatttattttataattcgatAATTAAATGAGGGATTTAGATCCTTTAGACGTAAGTTTGTGTCTCTGGCAggttttccatttgtttctagCCCCGAGACGTCGTTGGACACAAGCCTAGTGCCATGAGATCTTCCCTTCAAATTTgcgatttaaaaaaaaaaaaaatttaagtttttaaaacaaattaaaagaataaaaaaaatgttccatgtaaatttgttttttgttttttgttttttaataactGATGTGGCACGAttgttttaaagttttaattagTGGAATAATAATATGGCATCATTtgaaccatttattttaaaataaaatgtctagattaaaataactctaaatggtaaattttcctaaaaattctAGAAACTAGAGAATTTGAATCCTTAAATAATGGGTATTTGAATCATGCATGTCTTTTTTGGAAACATCAAAGAGGTGCCAACATGTTGAGTTACAAGATACTTAGAAACACGTCAAAAGCTTTATGATCTACTTATTCTCATGGGAAAATTAATGATGGTTAGAATTCCCtcttgttaaaataaaaaataaaaaattcttatatatatatatatatatatttttttttttttttgagggggaaggTTCTTATATGTTAATAAGCCATTCCCTTCAAAATTCTACGGTAATAATTTATAgtaatctttctttttcattctttaataaaaatttattatagacATTTTCCCCCGAAACTATCCTAGCATAAGACACAAAAGGTGAGAGAAAGGCGgaaagaaaaggggaaaaaaaaaaagaaggaaaattgaGATGtcaaaacaaacttttcttaCATAATTTCCCTGAGGCTTCTCTATGGTCAACTCCCTTTAGAGAATGGATGCCTTCAGTTCCTGGTTCCTGCACGTCTCAAAAAAttgggggggaaaaaaaaaagaaaggaacgAAGAAAATGTCACCAAAATAGGACCAGTCTTTCAAGCTAAAGCTGACCATTTAGagaaatatttcattttccaCTTACCAAAATAGacatttaacttttaatttaatGAACATTGAACATTATAAAATCATCTTCTTGTAAATTTAAAGGCTATTTCATAGGCTGCAtagtaatttttatatatatagagagagagaggtaaaaATGTGCAAACTAGGTTCaagatatttcaaaattaaacaacTTGGTCCCTAAAAACAACTTAGTCTCTAAACACTGCTAGGTCTGTTAGTCTCTTTTCTCAACCGTCTTAGAAATCAAGTTGgtttaaggactaaattaatcaattttgaatttttttttttggttaaatttgttgaaatattttaaacCTGATTGATATTAGCTCAAAACTAAAAGTATGTTACTGAAATTTacctttattaatttattacatgcCAAAAAACCAGGTAATACGGAATTAATAAACAAATCTAGCTTTTTCCTTGTTTGAGTAGTGAATTCCACTAGAATTTGTACCAAAGAAAACTTTGGCAAGGAGACAAAAATATTGTCCTAGCAGACAAAGGGGGAGGAAGGACACCTTTGCATGAGAACGCTATTTCCGAAAAGGCAAAATTAGTCTATTCCCAAAGAACGAATAGCGCTATATATTTTAGTGTAATTGTCCTGTGGGGTTCTTTAGGCATATGTATTAGGAACTTTTGGCATTATTTAATTTCTGAAAGTGTATTTCCTTTGCGTGTTCTTTGTCAACTTTACTTAATTGAATGCTCTGGCTTCTCCCAAGCCCACGCGGTTCCCAGTTAAGCTAAGGAAAATGAGTTCCAGCTGAGCTATCTAAACAATTTCCATATGATATAATATCACTAGAAAATTATAGTCATGAGCAACACTTTCTGAGCTTTTGGGACTAGTGTTCGTAAACATTTTCCAAGAGATGGTAAATTGATCTTACTTTTGAAATTGAGGGAGCCTGGTGGTTTTGGCATATTGGGAACTGTCTCATCAGTGTTTTTTCCCTGCATCTTACTTCAAGCCAACGATTTCAAGAGATCCATCAAATGGAAATTTACATACCAGTTATGATTTATGAATGCTTCCTATATTTAGTTGATAATCTAATTTAAATGGTATTACAAGTACAAAATTCGTAAGATCCACTATTTGTAAACTCTTTTTAAGTGTCTAAAATTCCTGTAATTAATGTGAACATGACAAATAACTTTTATATGTTCAATTGTATAGTAGGAAGTAGgaactaaaaaatttcaaattaattgcTTAGATGCATTTAGTAATAATTTATTCCAACATTACTTGACCTCTTCCTTGAATCTTCTCAACAATTTTATTCTTCTAGGTATGCAACTTTTaagctatatatataatgtattatttaCTCATTCTTCTTCATCAAACCCTAGACTCTGAGCCATATCACTTAGTAAAAAGAAACTTGAAATATACATCATTTTTCtcgattgaaaaaaaaaaaaaaatgttcttttcTAAGAAAACTCTCTTCAACACTGCAAAGGTGGTGATACTTGTGttcttgatttttaattttatcaccACACCTATTGAGGCTGCtaggcctaggcctaggccTTTGCATGACATGAAGCCAACACTTGTTGCAAACAAGGCACGATttctacaaaatcaagaaacacTTCCTATTTCTAGCCCTAACCCCTGCACTTACATCCCCGAACCCGGTAAGGGACATTGCCATTAATGAGCAAATGGagcttttctcctttttttcacATGTAAATTCCACCATTTACCAGCGTTCAGAATAGTAGTATTAGGATACAAAAATGTCCTTGCAAAGTCCGCGGAGAGAGGAAGAAAATTTACCATGTCACTAGTGTTCCACCTTTGCATGGGTTAAACGCTACTTGATTAGTTTGGAAAGTTTGTTGTGACCCATTGTCGCCTAcaaattcaaagtttttttGGTCTCTCTTCGTCGTTTTTATTTATAACACTTATGTATGTTATTgtaaaaagtcttgtaatttATTGATATTGATTAGTTTCATTTATGAGGAAGATCAAGGTACAAATCTTCCCTCTTTACTATGTGTAAtagtttataaataaaaaaaagtttactacTATGTTGGGAAAATTCTTCCTatcttactttaaaaaaaatgattttatctTCTCCATTTACTTTAAAGTGTAAAATTTTAGTCATTAATGAATTTAAAGGCATGCATGGTAAGTTCAAGTTATAGTTTAGTggtaatgatatttttttacaGTGCCCTATGTTTATGATTCGAATCCTATACCTACTCCTTTCCCCCTATCTATCTATCAAATAATAAGAAGGCATGCATGGCATTATTTCATTTAAAGTCTTATCTcgttaaaaagaatatattattgataattgATTTAAAATGACATGACATTATATACACATTCAATTTCGTGGAAAACTAAATCATCACCCTTAACTTCAGTTGCCCAATCCATGCTCATTTGTTTGACATCTTTGGCACTCAGACACATTAACAATGGATATCCACCTTAGGAACACCATTCATCCGAAAAAAGCTATTTGGCAACATATAAACTTAGTCATTCGTTGTAAGATCCTACTTGTCCAATTATCAGGACGATCACTTTCCGATATTAGCATAATTATAAAAAGGTTTTATTAACGTATGTCTTAGGTATAAGTTAGTAAACCatttaaggaaattttttatggaaaaataaaaaagtaactaattaatttgacagttttttcaatttttcataaaaaagttTCTTATTAAGAATGGTTAATGCATGTCCTTAGGACATACATTAACTGGACCCATTATGGGTAATGctacagacacaaactattttataatatttttacaaactgttgatgtggttttaataattttcaaataattatttgtaaacataaatgtgatgttagtagtgGATCTATATTataactaataagaatttatcacattagcagtttgtaaaaatgttataaaataatttgtgattgTAGTATTACTCTACCATTAtaaaatctatataaaaaaaaaaaaaaaaacccaataaatgTTCACTATAGCAGCTGacactcacttttttttttttttttttttttataggacaATTATTGATTTACATTTAATGTTTATGTAAATGGTAcacattttcataaaaagtgTCCAATAATATACACGACTCATCAAATGTttacaatattatatacatttccTTCTTAATATTCGCATACAAGAAATGAATACAAATAAATCAGCAGATTTCAGAAATATTTGCATATGATAAATGTTCAATGTTCCGCTTCATCGCCCCATCACCAAAGTTCCCAATCCcacaaaaccacaaccacaaccacaaccacaagaCCATAACCTTAACTCTTGCTGCATTCTTCTTCACTCACACTATCATCGACCAACCACCAAAACGTGAACCAGAACACGACATCAGCATCACCAACAACCCCTCGTACTGGACCAAAAAGATTCACAGACTCTGCGCCAAAGATCGCAATGTCGACGAGGCGCTTCGCCTTCTCGACGGCCTCAGCCTCCGCGGATACCAACCAGACTCTCTCAACATCAACACCATCATTCACGCACTCTGCCACTCCCACCGCTTCTCCGAAGCTCACCACCGCCTTCTACTCTTCTTATCTTCTCATTGGGTCCCTGACGAGCGTACCTGCAATGTTCTTATTGCCAGGTTACTCGATTCTCGAACCCCATATACCACATTGCATGTTATTCATCGTCTGATTTATGTTAAGCCTGAGTTTGTCCCGTCTTTGCCTAATTATAACCGTTTGATGAATCAGTTTTGCTCGTTACAACGACGGCCTGATGAAGCTCATAGGTTGTTTTTTGATATGAAGAGTAGAGGGCATTGCCCAAATGTTGTTTCTTATACTACTTTGATTAATGGGTATTGTAGAATTGGTGAATTGGGTAATGCCCACaaggtgtttgatgaaatggGTGAGAATGGTGTGGTACCCAATTCGCTAACATATAGTGTATTATTAGGTGGTGTTCTTCGGGAGCGCGACATTGAGCGTGGGAGGGAATTGATGTGCAAACTTTGGGAGAAGGTGAGTGATGAAAAGGACCTGTCTGTGAGAAATGCTGCTTTTGCCAACCTGGTTGATTCTTTGTGTAGAGAAGGGTTTTTTAACGAAGTGTTTAGGATTGCGGAAGACATGCCTCAAGGGAAGAGTGTGTGTGAGGAATTCGTTTATGGACAGATTATAGATTCACTTTGTAAAGCTGGAAAGCATCATGGGGCCTCAAGGATTGTTTACATAATGAGGAAGAGGGGGTTTCTTCCAAGTTTGGCATCGTACAATACTATCATACATGGACTATGCAAGGAGGGAGGTTATATGAGGGCATATCAGTTGCTGGAAGAAGGAATTGAGTTTGGGTACCTACCATCTGAGTATACATATAAGGTTCTAGTAGAAGGTCTTTGCAAAGAATCGGACCTCTACAAGGCAAGGAATCTTCTCCAATATATGCTGAATAAGAAGGGTGTGGACAGAACAAGAATGttcaatatatatttaagaGCTCTTTGTCTTATCACTAACCCAACTGAGCTTTTGAATGCACTTGTTTTTATGCTTCAAAACCAGTGTCAGCCTGATGTCATTACCTTGAACACAGTTATAAATGGGTTTTGCAAGATGGGGAGGATTGGAGAAGCTTTGAAGGTATTAAATGATATGATAATAGGCAAATTTTGTGCCCCGGATGCTGTGACCTTCACTACCATCATACAAGGTTTATTAAATGTTGGAAGAACCCAGGAAGCTTTCGACTTTTTGTATCACATAATGCCAGAACGAGGTGTTACACCTGGTGTTGTGACATATAATGCAGTTCTTCATTGCTTGTTTAAACTTCAACAACCAAATGAAGCAATGGGGTTTTTTAATAGAATGGCAAGTGATGGTGTCTCGGTTGATTGTACCACTTATACTATAATAATTGATGGATTATGTAAAGCCAACCGGATAGAAGAGGCCATGAAGATTTGGGATGATGTCATATGGCCATCAAAGTATCATGATAATTATGTTTATGCAGCCCTTCTCAAAGGGCTTTGCTGCTCAGGCAAATTCAATGAAGCTTGCCATTTCTTATATGAATTGGTTGATTCTGGGGTCTCTCCAAACATTttcaattataatattttgattgaCAGTGCATGCAAGTTGGGCTTAATGAGAGAAGCTTATCAAGTTGTGGGAGAGATGAGAAGGAATGGGCTGGCCCCAGATGCTGTAACCTGGAGGATTCTTGACAAATTACATGATATGTGAGAAAGAAATTCTCTGTTGAGGATGCAGCTTTGCAATCCAGAGGTGAACCACAGGATATAAATACCAAAGAAAACCTGATGAAGAAAATCTTACTTGAATTTAAGTAGCCATAAGGAGGAGACATTTTTTAAAGGAGGATCCAGGTAGTATTGACGAAGATAAATGTTTTAACCTTGTTATGGTGATGACCTCCTTGACTTTGAGAAGAATCATCTGAAGGGGTTAATAAAATGCAAATGTAACAGAGCTCTACTCCAAAACACAGAAGTGGTCATGCAAGGTTGAGATGCCAAATGGGGCAGGAAAAGAGACCATGTcactaacaattatttttatgtgaagGATGTCAAAAAAATTCAGGGGCATGCGATTAATGGAGAATTTTTCAACAGCATAAAGGTATTCTAGACAGAGAGAGTTTGTTATGCTAGAGAGTACTATCAAAGGATTAGTGAGTCGATTGCTGTAGGTTGTGGATATGTTGTGGATTGGTGAGTTGATAGCTGTATACAGAAATTAGATAAAAGCTGCAAGCAAATcacaaaatttgcattttaTTCGGGTTGTTTGCAGTCTACAAgaccatttttaaaattttttgtttgtttgtttggttgctgggaaaaaaaatgtaattagaGAAGAATGTAAACATtggttctgtttgttttttctGGTATTTTTTTGTGGATTAGATTTTCAGGGAAAAtgggaatattttttttgttctttgtttattGGATTGATGGGGAAAATATGAATACAAATGAAAGAGgggattttttaaatttttttattttttttatgactaAGTTTAATTTACTGCTGGGAGTATTTGGAGGCCTTTACAGCCTGGCTTGGGAAAGGTTTTGAGAAAGTTTTATATTGAGGCACAGCGGACCTAGCTTCTTATTGTTGGAAAAAtgtttctttcttcatttttgttttgatggatTTTCTTTGTGGGGTTAAAGTTATCtcgtaaaataaaaaaggaaaattttagacTGTTTACTGTGATGAATGGGGTGTTTGGGGGAAATGGCTTTTCTAAAGTTTTGTTCTTTGCAGGTCCTGTGTAGCAAATGGCAATGAGGAAATTCTACAGTGAGATCAAGGGGCTGAAGGTGAAGGAGGTGCCCAACCATGTGAAGCCAATGCTTTCCACCAACTATTCGAAGAATGAATTTCAGAGATGGCTGGACAACTACCATGCCAAGTACATTCAAACCAACTCCATTGACCTGCCCTACCATGTCTGCTTTGGTGGAATGGCCTTCTCCTATATGGTTGCACTCCCTGAGGAACGCTGCCACCTTAAGCACCAGGAGCATGCCAAGGAGCATGGAGGGCACTGATGATCAATTTATTGCAGGTGCTTACTAGAATGAGTAATTATggggtttattttattttatattttttttcctgatagacaattgtgatttttgattgatgCAAGTATTAGATCATTGAtgcttaatttttgggttttgctggTTTTTGTGTCCATTTAAGGAGTACTGTGATGTTTGGTTGCTTTGATCATTGGATATTATTGACGAGGTATCATGATATTGGATGAATGCTATGTTTTTAGTAGAAATGTTTggttattgtattttattttattggtggTTTCTGAATTTGTGAATGTGGATTTTGTGAGCTTTTAGAGAATTGCATTTGGTGTTGTTGGAGCTGGATATTGTAAATGCATGTTGGATATGATTGTCAATAATTGATTAATGCCAAATTCAAATGGGTGATGgcacatatatacacactttaGGTCCTGTTGTTTGGGTTGTCATCATACCATTTGGACAAATGAGGGAAAGTTTATTAGGATATAAGTTTGATCTGTTTAAGCTTTAAATTCAAGAAGAAATGCCAAAATCTTAAACTGCACACAAAAATATTCTCATGTATCCCATGTTTAGTTTCTAGATGGTGAATCCTGCAGAATCCATTTTAGATTCTTTGTTTTAGTTGACAGATTTTGATCCTGCACTTGAATTCTGTTTCCAAAGCATTATATTAGTGTCAGAGGGTCTAGATTTGGGCACTACTTACAATGAGAAAGGAATGAACAAAAAAGGGCAAAGAAACAAGGAGGAAAAAGATAAACTAGGtcacaaaatgcatgaatgcatgaaaaaaagaagagagagggatTAGAGAGACTTACCAATAAATTAATTCTTGGAGGAGGTCGAAATTGAGGAAAGAAGATGGTTTTTGGTGAAAGAAGGAGATTTGAGTcgagagaaatgagagagagattgagaagtTTGTGTGAGAAACAAACCGGATTGAAACTAGAATATAGAAACAGGTACCTCGATACATCGAGAAGGTATCGAGAACTAAAGCTTGATAGATCGAAGAGATATCAAGGAGGTATCGACGACAAAACAGGCTCAATAGATCGAGGAGGTGTCAAACTATCTATCAAGCAGATAGAAACTTTAGAGAAGATGCTTGATGGATCGGGCTATCTGTTGAGAGGTATTGAGAAAACTCAGAAAATCTCGATCGATCAAGGAGGTATTTAGCAGCTATTGAGGTACATgctgaaaatgtgtttttcttgagcaaattttgtgttttcaactTGGTCTTCAATTACAACTTTAAGACACATTAAAACTCAATAACAGACACATAATTTGACATGGTtaacaataccaaaacacatgaCCCAAACATTAATTGCCACAACACTTCTTAAGGCTGCTAGGTCTAGATCTTTGCATGACATGAAGCCAACACTTGGCACAAACGAGGCTCGATTTCTACAAAATCGAGCACTTATACCTATTTCTGGCCACCTTAATATGCATGCGCTTACCTCCCCACATCTAGTAAGGAAACATTTCCGTTAATGAACAAATTAATGGAGCTTTTCTCCTTGTTTCACATGTGAATTCCACCATTTACCAGCATACAAAACAGTAGTATTGGAAAACAAAATGTCCTTGCAAAGTCCGTGGAGAGGGAGAAAATTTTCTACATATGTCACTTTTGTCCCACCTTTGCATGGGATGATGGGATAAAGGCTACTTGACTGgtttggaaattttttgaaacCAGTTGTTGCCTACAAATTCAAGTGTTTGTACCTCTCTTCGTCATCACTTTTTTAACCCTTATGTACATTATTATGTTAAGTCTATTGTGTCAAGAGGCTTGTAGTTTATGAGGAGAGTtaggtttaaaactttaaatctCTCGTCCTTACTACTTGTtctagtttataaaataaataacaaacttTACTACTATGTCGGGGAAATTCTGCCTATATGCTTAAAACCTATTAATAAATTctccattttctttaaaatgtaAAAGTTTAGTTATTAAtgaaactagtcgctaacccgtgcgatgcacgggaaagttcttaaaaatactaaaattttccaattaagGAGTGGTCAATCTAGTGAGAAAATGAATGTCACTATTAATGTTTTTGGAGGTTTGAGAGAAATTTAGTTAAGATAAATGGACATTTTCGCTACGGATTTTAAGGAATAAGTCACACAAATGGTTAATTACAACACTAATATTCAAAGGAATACACATAATTCATTAGAATGTAAAGGATTTGAGTTGGTGAGCCaaggggtgtgtgtgtgtgtatatttagTGATCTTGTCTCATATTTCTTAGTCTAccgacaaaattttgaaaaataatatgatgttTAAACATTGGTTATTGCCTGCACAacaaaaaaggtaaaatttcaaatcaaaatattacATATCACGTCTTAaagaaacaataacaaaaagtaaaattatacGACATgcactaataacaaaaatttataatatttgaaGAGTTTTGCAAATCAACTcaacaaaatcttattaaattgGTAAGGGATAGCTTCACTAACtatattttatcaatataaATAACTATTTTCATAAGACTTTTGTTTAAATTATCATACTAAATATGAGAAAACAGGTGCAAGCATATTGTTGTTGAATCTACACTACATCCCAA
This genomic window contains:
- the LOC115967459 gene encoding pentatricopeptide repeat-containing protein At3g18020-like — protein: MFRFIAPSPKFPIPQNHNHNHNHKTITLTLAAFFFTHTIIDQPPKREPEHDISITNNPSYWTKKIHRLCAKDRNVDEALRLLDGLSLRGYQPDSLNINTIIHALCHSHRFSEAHHRLLLFLSSHWVPDERTCNVLIARLLDSRTPYTTLHVIHRLIYVKPEFVPSLPNYNRLMNQFCSLQRRPDEAHRLFFDMKSRGHCPNVVSYTTLINGYCRIGELGNAHKVFDEMGENGVVPNSLTYSVLLGGVLRERDIERGRELMCKLWEKVSDEKDLSVRNAAFANLVDSLCREGFFNEVFRIAEDMPQGKSVCEEFVYGQIIDSLCKAGKHHGASRIVYIMRKRGFLPSLASYNTIIHGLCKEGGYMRAYQLLEEGIEFGYLPSEYTYKVLVEGLCKESDLYKARNLLQYMLNKKGVDRTRMFNIYLRALCLITNPTELLNALVFMLQNQCQPDVITLNTVINGFCKMGRIGEALKVLNDMIIGKFCAPDAVTFTTIIQGLLNVGRTQEAFDFLYHIMPERGVTPGVVTYNAVLHCLFKLQQPNEAMGFFNRMASDGVSVDCTTYTIIIDGLCKANRIEEAMKIWDDVIWPSKYHDNYVYAALLKGLCCSGKFNEACHFLYELVDSGVSPNIFNYNILIDSACKLGLMREAYQVVGEMRRNGLAPDAVTWRILDKLHDM
- the LOC115967461 gene encoding uncharacterized protein LOC115967461; protein product: MAMRKFYSEIKGLKVKEVPNHVKPMLSTNYSKNEFQRWLDNYHAKYIQTNSIDLPYHVCFGGMAFSYMVALPEERCHLKHQEHAKEHGGH